The genome window TTGCATACAACAGATCTGGGCAGATTTTGTGTGGCACCTGATAATCTGATAATCTACTTTAAATTCATAGAAAGTTAGCCTATGACTGTATGCTTCAATCAAACAGAAGAAGATGATTCAAGGGGGTTTCAAGTTATTCAAATTCAACAATTCTAGTGGAGCACAATGAAAAACAAGCACATCATCCAGACAAGAAAATTCAAGCTACATTAGTGACACACCTGTTCAGTTCCTGATTTCAATTCACTTTCATGTCACAGAATTAATGGAGATCACAATTTTAAATGAGCAAGATGCGATCTCGACTGGGTATCAACACAGAATTCTTTTTATAATGCGTGATTTCCACATGCATACATATCTACAAGTCTCTTTTACAATAGTTAAGGTTAGCTTGCTAAGGAGAAAGTATGCCTATTTATTGCCCATCATATTCAGTAACCCTATAACTGCAATTTGAAATTACATGTGTTAGAACACTATTCTAGCCTACCCTTGCTAgttaaaacaaaaataaaccatgcttatccaaatccttgacTAATCATACATGGGCCTAGCAAGAATAGGCCGGCACACAGTAGTCAAAAGTTCCAGTAGTAGACTAGCCTAACAGATCTTACAAAATCTCAGGTAAACCTACAAAAGTATTTGTAGTGTTGGATTCTCTCAGTAATGCAGAAACTGTGCATTAAAACATTAGACAGTTGTTTATGCTTCCCTAATCAATATCTTGTATTTTCCCAGGATTCCATCTAAACATTTATGTGGATCTTTCTCATTCACTGCATTGAACTGGGGATAATGAGGGTAATAACACATAATAAGTTTATTGATCTGAAGCATATACATATCGTATGCTTAGTGATTATGAACAGCAAGCATACATGCCTGGTCACGTCTGTCTATTTGTCACAAAACACCGTTTGTAGAACATCAACATAAATGAAAAGAAATGCACCATGATGGACAGAAGTAACATGGTTTGCAAGACGAAAGAAAATAACATCAAACAAGCAATTGACTGTCGATATGATGTTCATGATAGTACCTTGTGGCAGTAAATTCGGGTAACCCAGGTGTTTGCATACTTGAGGATGCAAGCAATCACTTGcccattcttttctcttttcacatATGCTAGATAGTTTGTGTGAACAATGCCAATCACTCCCCAAAACTTACTTTTCCATCTTCGCCCATGGTGATACCAGTTTAGATGCTCGGGCTCTTCCAAAACAGCAATGTCAGCCGCTTCATCTGGAATGCATTCTGTGATATCTCCAACAGGTAGAATGCtcctcatttcttttgaaaactGCATCATAGAGAAAAATGGTCAAGTGGTCTTGAATACCCTCAAAGCAAAAAACTATCTAAAAATGAGATGCAAAAACACTCTAAAAAATGAGATGCAAAAACTATCTAAAAAATGAGATGCATATGACTAACAGTTAGCAAACAGCAGCAAGGTCACAAGCATCAGGTATTGAGCTACACTCAAGTATCAAGCGAGCTGCAAGAAAGGGACTGGATTTCACAAAAACCTGAACCAATTTTTTCATAACTCCATGGCTTACGTTGCCAAGCGGTAAACTTAAATCAACTTTGCTAAAATTTTACTTGGAATGTAATGAAATGTAAAGTAAAATAGAAGAACACACAAGATAACCCTATCACTAAATTAGGTCATATAAGCTACAGAATTAATATACCTTCCCCGGGTAGAATTTGATGCTGAAGGATGGCCTAAAATCAATCCTCTCCTCGATCCAGCAACGAATATAGCCCTCATGCTCCAAAGGAGAATCGAACGCAACCATGTTAGGGTAAACTAACTCTTGGTCCCATAGAGGAAGCCAGGGGATCACCAACGTGACATCTTTATCGCCATCCTTTGACAGGTAAGCGGCCCGGAACAAAGGGTTAATGGCAGTTCCCGTCATCCATGGAAGGCTCGCAGTGGTGAATATCGCAAAATGCCTCCTCGCCGACATGGTATGCTTGAACGTCAAGGCAATGAATCAGCACACGCGCCACCCAAACTTGCTCTCCTAACACTTCGCCAATCCGCAACTCAACTGGAACCCACAAGAGAAATGCGAATCCAGTATTCAAGTAAGCACGAAATACGTGGATTGGTTTCGTAGATACAAGAACTACATACTAAGAAAATACATGTTCAAGAAACGATTGACCAAGCTGCAGAAGTAGGGCGCGTATGCTGCAACCAACGAAATCAAGTGCTTAAAAGCGAGCGTAAGCAGGGAGCCTATCAGCCTACTAAGAACAAACGAATTTGCCACTGATCCGTTTGCGAGGGGAGGGCGCAATCCGCCGTAGGGAAATAGGGGAAACCCCAACGGGGGTTCAGGGCCTTACCGACAAAACCCGAGTCTCCGGTGAAACGGGACGTGAGCACTCGACGGGGCGAGCTAGCGGCCCGAACGGAGAGGGGGTCAGGGCGGGTtgcgcaggaggaggaggagacgggcGGCCTCGGTGGGTGCGCGGCGACGGCTGTTGAACGGCGGCTAGCGTGAAGGCGATGGCTGGTAGGAGGGTGGCGGCAAGAGGAAAGCGGAGGTGGGGGAGGGGAACGGAAATGAATCGGGGAGGCGGCGTCACGCCACTCACCTGCCGAGCGGCGTATCTCGCGGTGGGTGGATCTGGGCCACACCCCCGCGTTTGGACGGATGGGAGCGGACAGAACCGCGCGCGTGCTGTTTAAGGTGCTAAGAAGCTCAATATAACTCCCTATCCTTAAATTTAAGGATTTTATCTCAAAACTCTCTCCAACACATATAGTTCCTAATATttagatgttttttttaataacgcTTCCTCACGACGCGATCTTCGTTAGAGATATGAGGTACGAGACGGGAACTCGAACTCCATCAGCTCGGCTCCATCCAAAAGTATTACCACCGATCTTCATGCTCGTCTGCACTCTGAGATTTTTAATATTTAGATGTTAGATTTCTAATATTTAAATGTTCTTAATATTTAGATGTGTTTAAAAGTGAAGAACCAGCTAGACTCTTGATCTCACTAGGTCCACGTCCACCTCCCACTCACCCGTGTCTCTGTTCATCCAGCTGCTGCTACTCCGTTCGTTCGTCGCTAGAGGAGATTTTTTTGACACAAACTCAGGTCAGGTACATGCACGAATGGAGATATGTGCACTCGTGAGCAAGAATGGATCAGATAGGACAGGCTGACACCTTACATCTGTTTGCTTGCTGAATTCGTAGTCGCTCCAGCAGGTCTCGTCCAGGACGACGTCAGGGCTTCGGTTGGGGTCCATGTGCACCACGCGCGTACGAATAGGTGAACACCACCCGACGCACGCCCTCGTCCGCCACGGCGTCGATCACGTTCCTAGTGCCCTCCACTGCCACCGACACGAGCTCCTGCGATTCGTTCGTCACCGGCATGAggaggaaagggagagagaagaaaggaaagagagCAACGAGGGAGATGAAGAGTGGGGTCTACACATCAGCAACATAGAAGAGGGAAGAAAGATGAATGGAATATAAGGATTGAATGTAGGAAATCTATTGGGGATGAAAGATATTTaaagaataaattttattacGAAGGCATCCTATATGATAATATTAGTAGTAAGTTTTTAAATATCTTTTAAAGATGCTCTAATACGTAATACCTAAATCAATATATGATCGAATATAACATCTGGAGATAGCAAACATGCTTAGTCTACAACAGAAGAGATCCCGCAACAGAGCCCCCATTCCAAGGGGCATCAAGGCTGGCTGGGTGGTGGGTTTTGTTTGCGGGTGCTGTTATCATCAAGGATATTCTAGAAAAGACCTGCGTCGGAGaactcaagatcaagaaagaaagaaacaccATAATATAGTTGCTCATGAACTAGCAAAACATGCTAGGAGAGCAAATAGCTCGGCAGCGTGTATAGCAAGGATTCCTTCAGATATCCAGCAGTTGTGCTTAAAGATTGTAACTCCTGCACTCTTTAATATATATAGCATCTGTTTATCCAAAAATACTCCGTCAAATTTCCATAGGCAAGAGAGGGTTACTGGGTTAACTTAACTGGGTCAGTAAAACCCCCTAACTAGAAATAGCTCACTAAATTTTCTACCGCGAACCCAGCAAATCTAGTCTAATTATAGCTATACTAAGTTTCGTGGTAGACACAAAATCTAGGTTAAACTAGAATTATTGTAGTTCCGTACCAAATGCAGCAATACGGTGTGATTGGGTTTATCTTCCAACACTCAAAATTTGGCATTGGATCCAACACTCCAAGAGCGGATGATGGTAGTCCTTGCGCCTCGGTGTGCATGCAGCAAAGCCCAAGAGCCAACACTGCGGATCATCGTATGGCCATCATAGCACCGTCGAAGCACAAATCAGAGTCAACAGCACGATTTCCTCGGCCAAACATGGCGTGGAGTCCACGCCGTGGACAAGTGACCTCATTGGACTCGATGGATCGGCGGATTTAAGGGGGCAGACAACTCCCTGGACACTCAATTTGGAGAAGAGAGAGATCAAGATCTCACTGGCGATGATGGCCTCCCTAGGCTTCCCTACTTCTCCCGCTCCTTCGGCATTCCTTAAAACTCCACGCTAGTGGTTGCCACCACCATCTGTCATGCAGAACTATTGCCATTGCATATTCCCTTGCTTAGGAGGGGATTCCAAGCTAAGGACATGTTTGGGACACATGGATTTTATTGTTTTCTTCATGGGAAACAGTCCATTTTTCTTaggattctaaaaaaaaaaatctcacgtTCCAAACGGACCTATAAAGGGGTAGGGTAGACGCTACTAAAGTTCCATGATTCCATTCATAGCCCTCGCTAAGGAGTTGACGCCAGGAAAGGAGGGAACATAAGAGTTTTTTTTCCAcacattttcttcatttttaatGTTCTGACTTGCATACGGAACAAGGAGAAATGATCAGTGGAGGTCCAGATTGGCAttgccagaaaaaaaaaaagaattatgaACCTACTTTCTCGATTTTGATGTGCCAACTTATATATAGAAAGGAGAAATGGCGAGTGGAGGTCCACATTGGCATTGGCAATACCGGGTAATACCGCCTGCCAGGTGGCAAAACAACCGAAAACCAACAGCTGGGTCAGAATTTTTACGGTTTTAACATTTCGAGTAAAGTAAACATTTTCATAGTCTACAATCTCAAGGCTCGAGCCCACAATAAATCCACATGCCCCGTTATGGCGGAATTAAGCCAGATCAGCGACTAGGAAATTCTCTCTGGGAAGAATGCAAATGTCTCCTTTAATACAAAGATGTGCAAAGCCTTTTATTGCACGTtcttggaaagaaaaaaaaggaatgcAAATGGCTATACTAATCCTAAACCCAAGAAAAGGTTGACGAAACTAGAAACGTTCATTCTATACGGCTATAGGCAATTCGAATGTCTTATTCCTGTTGCATTCACTAACTCTCGCCAAGCTTCTATGTAAGATAGGAAGCATGAATGTGATCCTATAGCTGAATGGATCTTATAATGTTGGCAAAATACCGTCATGAACTATATCCACTCAGAAAGCATAAGCTAAGTTGAAGACTAACAGAAAGTCAAGAATTAGTTAAATCATCCAACTATCAGCACGTACATTTACTCTGAATAAACAAAGTTCTACCAGAATTAGTGCGCGGCTAAAGCATCCTACTATCACTTACCTCGTGTTGGGGAAGAATGAAAAGATAAATAAACAATAGAACACAGATAGGCCTTACAAGGAACAGGAGATCAGGGGGCGTTATCCGAATGTGGGAAGCAAACCTAAATACATGATATTCCGATAAAATACAGAATTTTCCGTTGAACTAGAGCAGAATACCTTACTGCAAAAACACTTTCATACAAACAGATGTTACCCAACTTGCAGCCTCATTTGTGTAACATGCACCACAAATTCTGGAACATTCACTGTTCAGACTGTGTTCAGTTCATAGTCCCATTTACTGATCCAGCTATAGCTTCGCATACTTGTCAACATAGCCCTGAATAGATTGAAGTGGTAAatcaagtcagcgggcatagaGATCAACCAAACAGCACATTTAACACAACCAATATGTGctgaaaaaatagcacaaaacAAAGAACTAAAGCATAATCTTTCGCACAGATAAATACTAACCTTGATTTTGATATATCAGATATATAGGGTCCGAATTACATTTTTCAATGTAGACAGTGTGATACAGAGCTGTCTCAACTCTCAACTATTCTCCTCCGAAAAATGTGTGCTTAATGCTTGCAAGCACAGAATAAGATAACTCGGAACATTCCTACTGTAACATGTATGTCCGTTCACATGGGGCTTACTGGACCAGACATGACTATTGAGTCCCATGTTGGAATTTAGAAACAAAATATAGATGGCAGTTTAAATGATGAAATAAACAATACCCAGATGAAGAccaaataatataaatatagaCTACACATGTTATTTTCTCAGGAAAGAAGCTTCAATAGacatacaaacatatgttgCCAAACTCAAACGATCAATTACCAGATGGCTAGATGACCACATAACACAGATTTCAGGACATCTCTAATGGCATTATAAAAAACTcgaccaacctaggaggaactaggtggtaTTGTAAATAAGAAATAGACACCAAATTCGTGTCAAAGAGGACTCGAACTTGGGTGATTCTCTAATGGCATCATCAAAGTTTATGAGGTGAATAGCATGAAGTTGACCAAAATGCAACTTGAATTATTCAGTATCAAGGGCAGTGTAAAAGTTCCACATTTCCACGATTATGTATAGCTGCTAAGCGAATCGAGTGTCATCCATACTATTGCATAATGAATATCATCATAGAATAAACATATTAGCAGAAAGAGTATGAACAGAATACATACATATAACCAATATGCTAAAAGGTAACGTAGACATACCATTACTAATTTGGTCACCTTCCTTTGAGAGGACTGTACATACTGTTTAATCTTGGCAGGCGTTTTCGGCATATGACTGCTAGGGACAGAATTAGAAACCTTATAAACTGTTTTCTTGACAATAGTTTTGAAAGCCTCTTTGCTCATGTTACCCTGCCTCCATGATGGCTTAAGAACTTCCTTTACAAAATCTGCAATGGCAACCTTAAAAAGCTTCATTGATCTAGAATCCTTACTCCTTTTACCTTTATCCAACGATTGATCGTTGTCAATATCACCCGGTATATCCGAGCTCCAGTCTCTAGCACCCAAGAACTCAGGACTTGCATTCTCCACCACACCTGCTTCAGTGTCTGCTGCCACCTCTCCCAGTCCTTCAACTTCTGATTCAGCAACAACACCTAGTCCATGCATATTTTCACTATCCACTTCTATGTTCATCTGTTTCGACGCATCACGGCTATCATCAGCACTCCGTTTTTTCTCTATACCAAGATCAATCTTGTTGATTGAACTGCTCGATGGTTCAATACTGTCAAGCAGGGGATCATAAGGAGCACCAGAAGTATACCCCGAACGAAATTGTTTTTGTACATTGGGCACAACTTCTGCAGAACTTTCATGGGCATGGGTTCCAGATCCAGGAAATGATTGACCAAAAGGAGATGGTGTATTTATGTGTTCTACTGCTTTTGTTGAAGCAGAGCCAACTGCATTTGGGCTGACTGAAGGATCAACATTTAGACTTGGATCTATTTGTTCAAAGGTAGATGCAAATGGGTTATAGTGGGGTTTGATGGATGATTTAGGCAAACCAACATTAGATATGGGATCAAGATCGCCACTTCCAGGTAGATTTGATGGGAATCTATGTAAAGAAGGGTAAACAAAGCGAGTTCCTGAATCCGAACTCCCAGGAGGCTGCTGCTGACCATATGGAAGCTGATGATAAGATAGACCTACACCACCAGAATACTCCGACCATCTGTCTGGAGGAGGTCCTGGAGCATTTTCAACAGGAACGGCAGCAGGCTGCTGGTGAGAAGGAACTGTTGGCTGGAGCATATGATGATGGAAATCCAACGGCCGAGGATGAGACTGATCTGGTGCAGGGTAGCTTCTCATCTGATTCTGCAGGAACTCATTTGCCGGCGCAATAACATTATGCTGGTATTGCATTTGAGGGATTTCTGAACTTGCAAGTAATGGTTGTCCTGGTAGATGAATCATATTTGAGGATGACAGATGAACTGGTGTGAAACCAGATGACATCTGTTCTGGAGGACACAAGCTCCGAGGATGAGACTGGGGCGTATGATAAGCCATGGAGTTCTCGGTAGCATTAACTGATGCGAATGGGACACCTGCAGAAGATTGGCTCACATGACTTTGATTACCAGCCGATGACTTATTTAATTCTGCTTGAGACTGAGATGGGGGACCTGGTATTTGCATCTTATGAGGATCAGATGCATTTGCAGAAGCAGCCACTGATTGAGAAGACTCAGAAGTTAAATTGTCACCAGGACCATGCTGTCCAAGGGCAACATCAGGTGCAGCATTATCTCCCCCTTTGCCAATTAAATCATTCGAACTATCCAATTTCTTTGTCCCCGACAGGCTCTCTTGCTGAGAAATTCTACCTTCTGAAACCTTACCTTCTCCAGCAGGATGAACCCGCTTCGCAAGTGGCAACCTGctttgccttccaggtgatGAACTGAAAGAAATTCAACATTCTTAGACTTCCAGAAGGGTCATCCATACAGACAGGATGTCATaagaaattttaaaaaagaattGTAATTATGCAGATATTGATGCAAGGTACAAGGTGCAGTACCTTCGGGATGGACTGCACTTGTTTCTCCCCAACGGACTACGACTCTTATCCTGAGGTGACTTGCTACGGCTTCTTTTCCTTTGGCTCCTCCCATGCCTTTTACTCCTTCGCACTCCATCAAACTCACTGCCACTTAACTCTTTTTTGACTAAATGCCCAAGCACATCTGTATTGTGCCTCACTGGGTTGCTCTCATCCTTGGGATGATACTTTCTAGCCTCATCATTTTGCTTGGCGCCAGGAGGGGCATTCACAATTCCCTCTGCATTAGTAAGTTTCTGATGACCACTTTCAGTATTTCTGTCACTCGGATGACTATGTTCATTATCTTTAGGCGATAGCACAAGGCTGCTGGCAGCACAAGCATCCACCTCATCTTCAATGTCATCTGAGGCATAACCTTGTATTAATCGGAATGGGCTCCCACATTCCACAGTTACATTTGCAGTTTTAGCATTATCATTGTTAAGGCCCAAAACATCACTGACAGACTTTGGCACATTAACATCTCCGATACATTCAGCAGTCACACGGGAATAATTGGCTGGATTAAGATGTTGTCTTGATGGCAAGTTCTCATCCCCTGAAATTTAACATGATAAGTAAATGTCTAGAGATAAACAATGCCGAAATTAAGCTGAAATGCTGAATTCAGTATGATATCTATAAAGAAGCATATAGATGGTTTATCGTCAGACTATCATGCAGACACTGATTCACCAGGGTAAGATCGTAGAATTATTCCACAAAAAGACTTCTTCACAAGAACTAATAGTGATCACTGAATCAGGTCGCATGGACAGAATATCTAAAACACCACAAAGTTATGAAGGCCTCACATCATAAGGCGCGCCAACTTATATAGATGCGATTCAAAATGCAGCAGCATGCACAATGGCAGAAGTTTTAGAATTCTAACACACTAATATTGCCACCATACAAAGATGGAGGGGTGGGCACTAACCATCCATATCCATGTCTGAGTCATCAGACACAATTAGCTGAGTCGCTGCTTCCTCAGTTTTGGCATCACGACCTCCATCAGGTGCGCCTTCTTTTCCTTCTACCTCCGCATTCCATGACTGCGCAACTACAGGAGTGGGAGGTGCGGGGGGCAAAGGAGGGGGAGAAcacggtggcggtggtggaggaggaggtggtgggccAGATGGAGGCAGCACATTCTCCGGAGCAAAGCTGGGTGGccgaggcggtggtggagggaGAGGGCCTGGCATGGGATACTGTTGAGGGACTTGATACATAGCTTgttgcggcggcggccggggcggcCCTGGCATTGGCATCGGCGCAAAACCCCTCTGCTGCGGCACCATTGGCACCTGATGCATCTGACCGTGCTGGGCATAGGGATACGCCTGGTTCTGAAGCGGCGGCATGCCGTGCTGGTATGGCCCGGGCGGCGGCCGCGTTCCTGGGTGCTGCTGGAATGGTGGTGGCTGCGGTGGCCGCGGTGGCGGATGCTGGGGGAATGGCCCCGTTACCCcaccttgctgctgctgaggcggcggcgcgccATGGCGATAGTGCGGATTAAAGCTCCCTCCCTGCCCGTACATCCCTCGCTCCGAATCCAAACCCTCCGCGAAACCTCCTACAAAAATTCAAAccgctcatcagatgtcttcaCCAGTCAGTGCACAAATCAAAACCAAACGAACAGGAGAAGCAAACCACGCAGACACACCCAATAACACGATTTGCCCACTAAAATCACCTCAAAAAACGCAAACCCTAGATCAAACCTATAAGGGATCGAACCAATCAGAGAAACCGTACCTGCAGCGAGTTCGAAGACGAGACCCGCGGCCGCCAACGGGAGGCAAGGATTCGGATTGGAGCGGGACCCCCGACGGCTCGCGATGGCCTGCGATCCTCGAGGGGCGCTAGCACCGCGAGGCGGGATCGAGCGTCGGCGTCGCTAGGGCCCTCGGGTTGGTTGGGATTGCGAGATTTTGGTTTCGCAGAGCGCCATTGGGCGAGGAGGAAGGCGAAGGAATCCAGAAGGGGAGGGAGCAAGGAATGTGCGTGCGAGAGACTGGTGGAATCCAGATGGGGAGGAATCTGGGCCGCGAAAGAGGAATCTGACGGCGAGGATTCCCGCCCTGCTGTGGTAAGGGAACAAGGCCAGTGCGTTTGGATCATTTATCGCCGCTTTGTTTCGACTGACTCGGCGAGCCGAGCAAACAACCAAATGCAGTGTGATGTCTTGCAAAAGGGAAAAAGGTATTCGAATTATCTTTGTTATTATCTTCTTCACATCACATAAAAACACAACTGCTAATTGCCTCTGATGCAACACAACGAAGAACTTCCCAGATGCCAAGAGGTCGTATTTTCGGACAGCCAGAAGCTATTAGCACCGTACAAAAGTAATCAGAGTTATTATTCCCTACTGCGAAGATACTCTCCGTTCGTCGGTAGCTATCTTACAATTTCGCGCAACAACCAACTACATCTTTAAAAACCTAATGATATCCTTTATTAATTCGCCACTTAAAGCCTTTGTTAGTTTAGCAATCGCTCTTGAAATGCAGTGCCAAAGGTGCTCCATTTCTTTTTAAAGGGCATCAACtttcttataatatattattaattgttACAAAACCAACATCTTATTAAAAGATATGTGAAGTACGAATATGTCCATACATCTTTTGTACACTAAATATATGATAATTTGATCAATTGTTAGTCAAAATTTATATAATTTGACTTTTGCTAAATCATAATATGCCCTGTATTTTGAAACGGAGTACTTTCCAAGAGCACAATACTTAGTAGTAATAATAACTTGAACAACATATATTTCAGAATTTCAGCACAATACAATTGCACTTTCCAAGAGCAAGTAAAGTTACTTCAACAGCATCTGTTTCTGTTTCACACTTTCAGTGTGATAGAATGCCTGCACCGAGCGGGCAGAGTTACTTGAACAGCATCTGTTTCACACTCAGTACGATAGAATGCATTGACCGAGAACAATCATAAGAAAACTCTCACTTCTTTTAGCATACGAAGAACAATGGTTCCATCACCAGCAATACGCTTACAAAGCAAATTGCCCAAGCTCTTTTGCAGAGAAATGAATAAACACATGACAATATTACCAATTAAATGCATCACATAGCATAATTGCTTTCGTATACGAGGTATTCAATGTGAGTATGTTCGACAAGTCCCTGGTACCATACCACAACCATCTTGTCTAACAAATGAAAACGGTATACAATAATAAAGAATTCCATAACAATAATTTGGTATCCACCGTGATTTCTGGTGTCGAATGCATTTCAAGATCTTGCAGCAGATAGTCCAGGAATAACCTTCAGCCAAAAGTTTCTTCCCAAGCATTAATCCAAGCACAAATGTTCAAGGGAAGCTGTTGCAGAGAAGGTAAAGCATCGATGGTGAACTCCCTTATCAGATTTATGAGGAGCTTTGCTTTTGAGTTGGATTGCCCTCATGCACTGCTTGCATCTGCAGCAACTTCTGCTGCTCCTCGTCATTCTCTTCCTTAGGCTCAACCTTGGGCGCCTTCGGTTTTGTGGTGGATTGCTGGTAGAGAACGCCACCTGACATACATATCAAGAGCCCAATGGTACCGACAAATGAGGCATGCTTGTCCCAGATAAGCAGATTTATCACAACGGTCAGGAGCTTGTTCACTATGCCAAGAACTGTGAACCCGGTGGCAGAGATCGCCCGTCTGCAGGAGAACCCGAAGAAGGAGATTGATAGACCAAACAGGCATGAGAGAGCAACAGGAAGGACCACATCGAAAGAAAGCCAGTTTGACACTTTCGAGCTGTCAACCTTCATCTGATCAAACTCTCCCATTATAAGGAGCTCAAGGGGGAACAACATCAAAGCCTCAAGGTTGTTGTAAAGCACAAGGCCCCATGTGTTCAGCCCAATGGTCatgacgacatgcttgatgtaCACGAAATCAATGGACATGCTCGCTAAGTAGGCCACCGCCCAGGTGTAAGCAGTCACAGTGAATTGGTTGTCTGTGAAAACATATATAACACTTCCACCAAGTATAGTGGAAAGTGAAAGCCATGTCTTGAATGATGGCCATGGCTGGTGAAGATACAGTGTCTCTCCGATGGCGACAAATATTGGCACAGCAGAGCGGAACACAATGAAAGTGTCCACATTGGCATGCAGCAGGAGTTCACTGTTTG of Phragmites australis chromosome 3, lpPhrAust1.1, whole genome shotgun sequence contains these proteins:
- the LOC133911904 gene encoding uncharacterized protein LOC133911904 isoform X4; translation: MYGQGGSFNPHYRHGAPPPQQQQGGVTGPFPQHPPPRPPQPPPFQQHPGTRPPPGPYQHGMPPLQNQAYPYAQHGQMHQVPMVPQQRGFAPMPMPGPPRPPPQQAMYQVPQQYPMPGPLPPPPPRPPSFAPENVLPPSGPPPPPPPPPPCSPPPLPPAPPTPVVAQSWNAEVEGKEGAPDGGRDAKTEEAATQLIVSDDSDMDMDGDENLPSRQHLNPANYSRVTAECIGDVNVPKSVSDVLGLNNDNAKTANVTVECGSPFRLIQGYASDDIEDEVDACAASSLVLSPKDNEHSHPSDRNTESGHQKLTNAEGIVNAPPGAKQNDEARKYHPKDESNPVRHNTDVLGHLVKKELSGSEFDGVRRSKRHGRSQRKRSRSKSPQDKSRSPLGRNKCSPSRSSSPGRQSRLPLAKRVHPAGEGKVSEGRISQQESLSGTKKLDSSNDLIGKGGDNAAPDVALGQHGPGDNLTSESSQSVAASANASDPHKMQIPGPPSQSQAELNKSSAGNQSHVSQSSAGVPFASVNATENSMAYHTPQSHPRSLCPPEQMSSGFTPVHLSSSNMIHLPGQPLLASSEIPQMQYQHNVIAPANEFLQNQMRSYPAPDQSHPRPLDFHHHMLQPTVPSHQQPAAVPVENAPGPPPDRWSEYSGGVGLSYHQLPYGQQQPPGSSDSGTRFVYPSLHRFPSNLPGSGDLDPISNVGLPKSSIKPHYNPFASTFEQIDPSLNVDPSVSPNAVGSASTKAVEHINTPSPFGQSFPGSGTHAHESSAEVVPNVQKQFRSGYTSGAPYDPLLDSIEPSSSSINKIDLGIEKKRSADDSRDASKQMNIEVDSENMHGLGVVAESEVEGLGEVAADTEAGVVENASPEFLGARDWSSDIPGDIDNDQSLDKGKRSKDSRSMKLFKVAIADFVKEVLKPSWRQGNMSKEAFKTIVKKTVYKVSNSVPSSHMPKTPAKIKQYVQSSQRKVTKLVMSCLVQ
- the LOC133911904 gene encoding uncharacterized protein LOC133911904 isoform X2 is translated as MYGQGGSFNPHYRHGAPPPQQQQGGVTGPFPQHPPPRPPQPPPFQQHPGTRPPPGPYQHGMPPLQNQAYPYAQHGQMHQVPMVPQQRGFAPMPMPGPPRPPPQQAMYQVPQQYPMPGPLPPPPPRPPSFAPENVLPPSGPPPPPPPPPPCSPPPLPPAPPTPVVAQSWNAEVEGKEGAPDGGRDAKTEEAATQLIVSDDSDMDMDGDENLPSRQHLNPANYSRVTAECIGDVNVPKSVSDVLGLNNDNAKTANVTVECGSPFRLIQGYASDDIEDEVDACAASSLVLSPKDNEHSHPSDRNTESGHQKLTNAEGIVNAPPGAKQNDEARKYHPKDESNPVRHNTDVLGHLVKKELSGSEFDGVRRSKRHGRSQRKRSRSKSPQDKSRSPLGRNKCSPSRSSSPGRQSRLPLAKRVHPAGEGKVSEGRISQQESLSGTKKLDSSNDLIGKGGDNAAPDVALGQHGPGDNLTSESSQSVAASANASDPHKMQIPGVPFASVNATENSMAYHTPQSHPRSLCPPEQMSSGFTPVHLSSSNMIHLPGQPLLASSEIPQMQYQHNVIAPANEFLQNQMRSYPAPDQSHPRPLDFHHHMLQPTVPSHQQPAAVPVENAPGPPPDRWSEYSGGVGLSYHQLPYGQQQPPGSSDSGTRFVYPSLHRFPSNLPGSGDLDPISNVGLPKSSIKPHYNPFASTFEQIDPSLNVDPSVSPNAVGSASTKAVEHINTPSPFGQSFPGSGTHAHESSAEVVPNVQKQFRSGYTSGAPYDPLLDSIEPSSSSINKIDLGIEKKRSADDSRDASKQMNIEVDSENMHGLGVVAESEVEGLGEVAADTEAGVVENASPEFLGARDWSSDIPGDIDNDQSLDKGKRSKDSRSMKLFKVAIADFVKEVLKPSWRQGNMSKEAFKTIVKKTVYKVSNSVPSSHMPKTPAKIKQYVQSSQRKVTKLVMVCLRYLLAYWLYVCILFILFLLICLFYDDIHYAIVWMTLDSLSSYT